One stretch of Deferribacterota bacterium DNA includes these proteins:
- a CDS encoding precorrin-8X methylmutase, translating to KSFEIIEKNVNLAHFNESEKLIIKKLIHTTGDYQFADITIISKSAIEVGIRAISENLPIVCDTMMVKSGITSKYLKNTSCKVYSFIHYKNIIRKANKMGSTRAEAAIDFSSNKFKNAIYVIGNAPTALIRLLDLYDENKVQPSLIIAFPVGFVSAAEAKDILARYKNLAFITNKGPKGGSACAATVMNGLLTLFHKSGS from the coding sequence ATAAGAGTTTCGAAATAATAGAAAAAAATGTCAATTTAGCACACTTTAATGAAAGTGAAAAACTTATAATAAAAAAACTCATACATACAACAGGGGATTATCAATTCGCTGATATAACAATTATATCAAAAAGTGCTATTGAAGTAGGCATTAGAGCAATTAGTGAGAATTTGCCCATTGTATGCGATACTATGATGGTTAAGTCAGGTATCACTTCAAAATATTTAAAGAATACCTCTTGCAAAGTCTATTCTTTTATTCATTATAAAAATATTATTAGGAAAGCAAATAAAATGGGTTCAACAAGGGCAGAAGCTGCTATAGATTTTTCTTCAAATAAATTTAAAAATGCAATCTATGTTATTGGTAATGCCCCTACTGCACTTATTAGGCTTCTTGATCTATATGACGAGAATAAAGTTCAACCATCTTTAATTATTGCATTTCCTGTTGGATTTGTTTCTGCAGCCGAAGCTAAAGATATACTTGCCCGTTATAAGAATCTAGCCTTTATAACAAATAAGGGTCCTAAAGGTGGTAGCGCTTGTGCTGCAACTGTTATGAACGGCCTATTAACCCTATTTCATAAAAGCGGATCTTAA
- a CDS encoding DUF169 domain-containing protein, producing MDVKKVMQVFDKYLRPQCFPVGVRLLTSSEELPEKVRMPKKDFKIKMPLCQGVSIARKYGWTIAMTQEDMLCPLGSITLGFVPVKERFLEGDFNIPFWVKNKETRAKMAKNIPRLENGKFDKILLAPIHKMEFEPHVVIFYGNPAQISRLTQSVVYATGESVDAASFGGFACGFEITVPTLTGKPQIIIAGGGDRALAQTQDDEIAFAIPTNYIDNILEGLVETHKAGMRYPTTSFLMYQPLFPPDFDKLMEHLES from the coding sequence ATGGATGTAAAAAAGGTAATGCAGGTTTTTGATAAGTATTTAAGACCTCAGTGCTTTCCCGTTGGTGTTAGATTGCTAACCTCAAGTGAAGAGCTCCCTGAAAAGGTAAGAATGCCTAAGAAGGATTTCAAAATAAAAATGCCCCTATGCCAGGGTGTCTCAATTGCAAGGAAGTATGGATGGACTATAGCTATGACTCAAGAAGATATGTTGTGTCCCCTTGGCTCTATTACATTAGGCTTTGTACCTGTAAAGGAAAGATTTTTGGAAGGTGATTTTAATATACCCTTTTGGGTTAAAAATAAAGAGACAAGAGCAAAAATGGCAAAAAATATTCCAAGGCTGGAAAACGGTAAATTTGATAAAATTCTTTTAGCCCCAATCCATAAGATGGAGTTTGAACCCCATGTTGTAATTTTTTATGGAAATCCTGCCCAAATCTCAAGACTTACGCAGAGTGTTGTTTATGCTACTGGAGAATCAGTAGATGCTGCTAGTTTTGGTGGCTTTGCTTGTGGTTTTGAGATAACTGTACCAACCTTGACAGGAAAACCCCAGATAATCATAGCTGGTGGCGGTGACAGAGCATTAGCTCAGACCCAGGATGATGAGATTGCTTTTGCAATTCCAACTAATTACATAGATAATATACTAGAGGGGCTTGTAGAGACCCATAAAGCAGGTATGAGATACCCAACAACATCATTCTTAATGTATCAGCCTCTATTTCCACCAGATTTTGATAAATTAATGGAGCATCTTGAAAGTTAA
- a CDS encoding sulfurtransferase TusA family protein, with translation MKEVDARGFSCPIPVVKTKKAMDENPNEVLSVLVETETSKENVMRIAKHNNYEVTIEQVGDDEYRLTLVPKK, from the coding sequence ATGAAGGAGGTTGATGCAAGGGGCTTTAGTTGCCCAATACCAGTTGTAAAAACAAAGAAAGCTATGGATGAAAACCCTAATGAAGTATTAAGCGTATTAGTTGAAACAGAAACCTCAAAAGAAAATGTTATGAGGATTGCAAAGCACAACAACTATGAAGTTACAATTGAACAGGTAGGTGATGATGAATACAGATTAACATTAGTCCCAAAGAAATAA
- a CDS encoding NAD(P)H-hydrate dehydratase, with the protein MLIIAGTIPIKEFPLIYDVAEIDKDYMLLKDYKIPISQGTTTMIAAANKVSNYLKNPKPYVLIAGDIGYGDGTKKIYNYLIKNIDSLKPDVLALHYCLPIMGLVRKLIEVIDKNRLNIKLVADASSMYAAKAAGLAQKFELFTPDTSEICFLADKEAVHPAYIKKHLFIQNSDIEKLVEDAYKYNNAPKYLLVKGKTDYIVCNGVIAEKIDEPNIPELEAIGGTGDTITGLVSALLDAPLDTCEASVIAAKINRLAGQYIKADVSTRIIELISIFNKIFDDYLQKINNINLKLKN; encoded by the coding sequence GTGTTAATTATAGCTGGAACAATTCCAATAAAAGAGTTTCCTTTAATATATGATGTAGCCGAAATTGATAAAGATTATATGCTTTTAAAGGATTATAAAATACCTATATCACAAGGGACAACAACAATGATAGCTGCTGCAAATAAGGTTAGTAACTATTTGAAAAACCCAAAGCCTTATGTATTAATTGCTGGTGATATTGGCTATGGTGATGGTACAAAAAAAATTTATAATTATTTGATAAAAAATATTGATAGCTTAAAGCCAGATGTACTAGCTTTACACTACTGTTTACCTATTATGGGGTTAGTTAGAAAATTAATTGAGGTTATAGATAAAAATAGATTAAATATAAAATTAGTTGCTGATGCATCATCAATGTATGCAGCAAAAGCAGCGGGGTTAGCTCAAAAATTTGAACTTTTTACCCCAGATACGAGTGAAATATGTTTCTTAGCTGATAAAGAAGCTGTGCACCCTGCTTATATAAAGAAACATCTCTTTATTCAAAATAGCGATATAGAAAAACTTGTAGAAGATGCCTATAAATATAATAACGCTCCTAAATATTTACTTGTAAAGGGCAAAACTGACTATATTGTGTGTAATGGTGTTATAGCAGAGAAGATTGATGAGCCTAATATCCCTGAACTTGAAGCTATTGGAGGTACAGGGGATACAATAACGGGGCTTGTGTCAGCTTTGTTAGATGCTCCTTTAGATACATGTGAAGCTTCAGTTATTGCAGCAAAAATAAATCGTTTAGCAGGCCAATATATAAAGGCAGATGTCTCAACAAGGATTATTGAGTTAATAAGTATTTTTAATAAAATATTTGATGATTATTTACAAAAGATAAATAATATAAATTTAAAATTAAAAAATTAA
- a CDS encoding DUF3343 domain-containing protein gives MRFFKSKKNEKEKQSGLILFEKVEDAVKTEKLLKRYGYNIKLVAPPPDLRKGCDLSIAFNIVELLGIENLLKDKKINFLEIKSLESGSELLDIVKVVDFGSAVMVKAGNMKMTIDKNSGVILNTSGGGCPDIPYLNLQLVGKKIDEVKRPKELGLTLCALMLDRAYEECLKIFYKEKKC, from the coding sequence ATGAGATTTTTTAAAAGTAAAAAGAATGAAAAAGAAAAACAAAGTGGCTTAATTCTCTTTGAAAAGGTTGAAGATGCAGTTAAGACTGAAAAGCTATTAAAAAGATATGGCTATAATATAAAATTAGTAGCTCCACCACCTGATCTTAGAAAGGGTTGTGACCTATCTATTGCATTTAATATTGTAGAGTTGCTGGGAATAGAAAATTTATTAAAAGATAAAAAAATTAACTTTCTTGAAATTAAATCATTAGAAAGTGGCTCTGAACTTTTAGATATTGTTAAGGTTGTGGATTTTGGAAGTGCTGTTATGGTAAAGGCAGGGAATATGAAAATGACTATAGATAAAAATAGTGGGGTTATCTTAAACACCTCAGGTGGGGGTTGCCCTGATATACCATACCTTAATCTTCAATTGGTAGGTAAAAAAATAGATGAAGTGAAAAGGCCAAAGGAATTGGGATTAACCCTTTGTGCGCTTATGCTTGATAGGGCTTATGAAGAATGCTTAAAAATCTTTTATAAGGAGAAAAAGTGTTAA
- the yedE gene encoding YedE family putative selenium transporter codes for MLSKKYFIIIGGLIFGILASTLTKLGNPLNMGLCIACFYRDIAGSIGLHNVSAVQYLRPEILGIILGSFLTSMFLKEFRPRGGSSTIIRFFLGLFMVVGALVFLGCPTRDIIRLAGGDLNALIGLFGLITGILIGLTFIKKGFNLGRSNRLPNITGWAIPLLMIFFVILYIFKPVFLHFSLKGAGAMHAPFIVSIFAGLIIGYIGQRSRMCFAGAWRDIFLVRDFYLFSGVASFFVGLLLANLFYGYFQSGLYHVGFTNQPAAHMNHLWNFGGLLLVGLCATLLGGCPFRQTILSGEGDSDAGITVLGMITGASISHNFLLASSGKGVSSYGPIAVIIGVIFCIFIGFIFIEENK; via the coding sequence ATGCTTTCAAAGAAATATTTTATAATTATAGGTGGTTTAATATTTGGAATACTAGCCTCAACATTGACAAAACTTGGCAATCCTCTAAATATGGGTTTATGTATTGCTTGTTTTTATAGAGATATTGCTGGTTCAATTGGACTGCATAATGTTTCTGCAGTTCAATATTTAAGACCTGAAATTTTAGGTATTATCCTTGGTTCTTTCTTGACTTCGATGTTTTTAAAGGAGTTTAGACCAAGGGGTGGTTCATCAACAATTATCAGGTTTTTTTTGGGTTTGTTTATGGTTGTTGGGGCTTTAGTGTTTCTAGGTTGCCCAACAAGGGATATTATAAGATTAGCAGGTGGTGACTTAAATGCCTTAATTGGGCTGTTTGGCTTAATAACAGGCATATTAATAGGTCTAACATTTATTAAAAAAGGTTTTAATTTAGGCAGGTCCAACAGATTACCTAATATTACTGGTTGGGCTATCCCTCTTTTAATGATCTTTTTTGTTATTTTATACATATTTAAACCTGTATTTTTGCACTTTAGTTTAAAAGGGGCAGGTGCAATGCATGCTCCTTTTATAGTTTCAATATTTGCTGGTCTAATAATAGGCTATATTGGCCAAAGAAGTAGGATGTGCTTTGCTGGTGCCTGGAGGGATATATTCTTGGTAAGAGATTTCTATCTTTTTTCAGGCGTTGCATCCTTTTTTGTTGGTTTATTATTGGCTAATCTGTTTTATGGTTATTTTCAAAGTGGTTTATATCATGTTGGCTTTACTAATCAACCTGCAGCACATATGAATCATCTGTGGAATTTTGGAGGACTATTATTAGTAGGACTATGTGCTACACTGTTGGGAGGCTGCCCTTTTAGGCAGACTATTTTATCAGGCGAGGGGGATAGTGATGCAGGTATAACTGTTTTAGGTATGATAACTGGCGCTTCTATATCACACAATTTTTTACTAGCATCGAGTGGTAAAGGAGTAAGTAGTTATGGTCCAATTGCAGTAATTATTGGTGTTATTTTTTGTATATTTATTGGGTTTATCTTTATTGAAGAGAACAAATGA
- the ald gene encoding alanine dehydrogenase — translation MILGCPKEIKVHEYRVGLTPDCVKAYIKDGNKVYIEEDAGLIAGFTNEEYISAGASIVKDRNKIYEISDMIVKVKEPQPEEYKLFHKGQILFTFLHLAADKELTEALLELGIKAVAYETIERSDGQLPLLRPMSEIAGKLSVIEGSKYIECFYKGRGVLLGGIPGVEKGRVTIIGGGTVGTNAAKIAVGLGAQVSILDINMDQLAYLDDIFGGSINTLYSNTANIDKILTESDLVVGAVLIHGAKAPKLIKRDDLAKMKRGAVLVDVAIDQGGCIETSRPTTYDNPSFVVDDIVHFCVANLPGAVARTSTQALTTSTLKYGLQIANKGLEKAVKENSEIAKGVNIYNGKITYEAVADSLNMDYTPLNDIIIA, via the coding sequence ATGATATTAGGTTGCCCAAAAGAGATTAAAGTACATGAATATAGGGTAGGTTTAACACCTGATTGTGTAAAGGCTTATATTAAAGATGGTAATAAGGTTTATATAGAAGAAGATGCTGGCTTAATAGCAGGCTTTACAAATGAAGAATATATTAGTGCTGGTGCTTCAATTGTAAAGGATAGAAATAAAATATATGAAATAAGTGACATGATTGTAAAAGTAAAAGAACCGCAACCAGAGGAATATAAACTATTTCATAAAGGTCAAATCTTGTTTACCTTTTTGCACCTTGCAGCAGATAAAGAATTAACTGAAGCACTACTTGAATTAGGTATAAAAGCAGTTGCTTATGAGACAATTGAGAGGAGTGATGGGCAACTTCCACTACTTAGACCTATGAGTGAAATAGCAGGAAAATTAAGTGTTATAGAGGGCTCAAAATACATTGAATGTTTTTATAAAGGTCGAGGTGTTTTATTAGGTGGTATTCCTGGTGTTGAGAAAGGTAGGGTTACCATTATTGGAGGTGGCACAGTTGGAACTAATGCTGCAAAAATAGCAGTTGGCTTAGGCGCACAAGTTTCAATATTAGATATTAATATGGATCAACTAGCCTATCTTGATGATATATTTGGCGGTTCTATTAACACTCTATATAGTAATACTGCAAATATTGATAAAATATTAACAGAGAGTGATCTTGTTGTTGGAGCTGTTCTTATACACGGGGCAAAAGCTCCGAAATTGATAAAACGAGATGATCTTGCTAAAATGAAAAGAGGAGCAGTATTGGTTGATGTTGCCATTGATCAAGGTGGGTGTATAGAGACCTCAAGACCAACTACCTATGATAATCCATCATTTGTAGTGGATGATATTGTACACTTTTGTGTTGCAAACTTGCCTGGAGCAGTTGCTAGAACTTCAACGCAAGCTCTTACAACCTCAACTCTTAAGTACGGCTTGCAGATTGCTAATAAAGGTTTAGAAAAAGCAGTAAAGGAAAATTCAGAAATTGCAAAAGGTGTTAATATTTATAACGGTAAAATAACCTATGAGGCTGTAGCTGATAGTCTAAATATGGACTACACGCCTTTAAATGACATAATAATAGCATAA